One Catalinimonas alkaloidigena DNA window includes the following coding sequences:
- the mnmH gene encoding tRNA 2-selenouridine(34) synthase MnmH, giving the protein MAALPISDFLTRAGTLPVLDVRTPAEFAQGHIPGACNLPLFSNEERAQVGTTYKQIGREEAFLQGLDLVGPKMRALVEAGQQLAPQRRVLMHCWRGGMRSGSVAWLLQTAGFQVDTLVGGYKAYRHEVLEAFARPARLLVLAGETGSGKTAILRALAERGEQVIDLEHLAHHRGSAFGGIGLPAQPTTEQFQNALHATWATFDRARRVWLEDESFSIGQVQLPHPLWQQMKAAHVVQVQVPRHARVQRLVAEYGSLERDALAHAILTIQKRLGGQHVAATLDALRAGRLDEVAERLLVYYDKSYQIGLQRRQAQATTPVACTTGDPVRNAQQILQTLDA; this is encoded by the coding sequence ATGGCAGCCCTCCCGATCTCCGATTTTCTGACCCGCGCCGGAACCCTTCCTGTGCTCGACGTGCGCACACCCGCCGAGTTTGCGCAAGGGCACATTCCCGGGGCGTGCAACCTGCCGTTGTTCAGCAACGAAGAGCGGGCGCAGGTAGGCACGACCTACAAACAAATCGGCCGAGAAGAAGCCTTTCTGCAAGGACTTGACCTGGTCGGTCCGAAGATGCGCGCCCTGGTAGAGGCAGGGCAACAACTGGCGCCACAACGGCGCGTGCTGATGCATTGCTGGCGGGGCGGGATGCGCAGCGGCAGTGTGGCGTGGCTCCTGCAAACGGCCGGTTTCCAGGTCGATACGCTGGTGGGCGGTTACAAAGCATACCGCCACGAGGTGTTAGAGGCCTTCGCACGTCCGGCACGGTTGCTGGTGCTGGCGGGCGAAACGGGTAGCGGCAAAACGGCGATTCTTCGAGCACTGGCCGAGCGCGGCGAACAGGTGATTGACCTGGAACACCTGGCTCATCACCGTGGCTCTGCGTTCGGGGGCATCGGGCTTCCCGCTCAACCCACCACGGAGCAGTTTCAGAATGCGTTGCACGCAACCTGGGCCACCTTCGATCGTGCGCGGCGGGTCTGGCTCGAAGACGAATCGTTCAGCATCGGGCAGGTGCAGCTGCCGCATCCGCTGTGGCAGCAGATGAAAGCGGCCCACGTTGTTCAGGTGCAGGTGCCCCGCCACGCCCGGGTGCAGCGGCTGGTAGCCGAATACGGTTCGCTGGAACGCGACGCTCTGGCGCACGCCATTCTCACAATTCAGAAGCGGCTGGGGGGGCAACACGTCGCCGCAACGCTGGACGCACTCCGTGCCGGACGCCTGGACGAGGTCGCCGAGCGTTTGCTGGTGTACTACGACAAAAGCTATCAGATCGGACTGCAACGACGCCAGGCACAAGCCACCACCCCGGTTGCCTGCACCACGGGCGATCCGGTTCGTAATGCGCAGCAGATTTTGCAGACGCTGGACGCCTGA
- the selD gene encoding selenide, water dikinase SelD: MTDQIRLTQYSHGAGCGCKIAPSVLEKMLASTDPGFHDPRLLVGNQTKDDAAVYALDNGEAIISTTDFFMPIVDDPFDFGQIASVNAISDVYAMGGTPLLAIAILGWPVNKLAPEVAQQVLEGSRAACRRAGIALAGGHSIDAPEPIFGLAVTGRVAVEHLKRNDTATPGCKLFLTKPLGVGILTTAQKKGLVRPDDLELARQSMLQLNDLGAALGALPYVKAMTDVTGFGLLGHLSEICEGSGVSAVIDSRRVPRLPVVDHYIAQGSLPGGTHRNWDSYGHLISPLTPEQKALLCDPQTSGGLLVVVDEAHAAAFVTLAQEKGFALEAFGETRPPQTPLVTVQ, from the coding sequence ATGACCGACCAAATCCGTCTTACGCAATACAGCCACGGCGCGGGCTGCGGCTGCAAAATTGCGCCCAGTGTGCTGGAAAAAATGCTGGCCAGCACCGATCCTGGTTTTCACGACCCGCGCTTGTTGGTGGGCAACCAGACGAAAGACGACGCCGCCGTGTACGCGTTGGACAACGGAGAGGCCATCATCAGCACGACCGACTTTTTTATGCCGATTGTCGACGACCCATTCGACTTCGGACAGATCGCCTCGGTCAATGCCATTTCGGATGTGTACGCGATGGGCGGCACGCCCCTGCTGGCCATTGCCATCTTGGGGTGGCCGGTCAACAAGCTCGCGCCCGAAGTGGCGCAGCAAGTACTGGAGGGCAGCCGCGCCGCCTGCCGCCGGGCAGGCATTGCACTGGCAGGCGGCCATAGCATCGACGCCCCGGAACCGATTTTCGGGCTGGCGGTGACGGGACGCGTGGCCGTCGAACACCTGAAACGTAACGACACGGCCACGCCCGGCTGCAAGTTGTTTCTGACCAAACCACTCGGTGTCGGCATTCTGACCACCGCCCAGAAAAAGGGCCTGGTGCGTCCTGACGATCTGGAACTGGCCCGCCAGAGCATGTTGCAGTTGAACGACCTCGGGGCGGCGTTGGGTGCGCTTCCCTACGTCAAGGCCATGACCGACGTGACGGGATTCGGGCTGTTGGGCCATTTGTCGGAAATTTGCGAAGGCAGCGGCGTAAGTGCCGTTATCGACAGCCGCCGGGTGCCGCGCCTGCCGGTGGTCGATCATTATATCGCACAGGGCAGCCTACCGGGCGGGACCCACCGCAACTGGGACAGCTACGGCCACCTCATCAGTCCGTTGACACCCGAGCAAAAAGCGCTGCTGTGCGACCCGCAAACCAGCGGTGGTCTGCTGGTGGTGGTGGACGAAGCCCACGCAGCGGCGTTTGTGACGTTGGCGCAGGAAAAAGGCTTTGCACTGGAAGCATTCGGGGAGACGCGTCCTCCGCAGACACCACTCGTCACCGTCCAGTAA
- a CDS encoding DMT family protein, translating into MKSFLTIFLLLCSNTFMTLAWYGHLRFKDLKWFEHLGLVGIVLVSWGIALFEYCFQVPANRIGFRENGGPFSLMQLKVIQEVITLTVFVVFSLLFFKTETFRWNHAVGFVFLVLAVYFIFRK; encoded by the coding sequence ATGAAATCCTTTCTTACCATCTTCCTTCTGCTCTGTTCCAACACGTTTATGACGCTGGCCTGGTACGGCCACCTGCGGTTCAAGGACCTGAAGTGGTTCGAGCACCTGGGATTGGTAGGGATTGTGCTGGTCAGCTGGGGCATTGCCCTGTTCGAATACTGCTTCCAGGTGCCCGCCAACCGCATCGGCTTCCGGGAAAACGGCGGGCCGTTCTCGCTGATGCAACTCAAGGTGATTCAGGAAGTCATCACGCTGACGGTATTCGTCGTCTTCTCGCTGCTCTTCTTCAAAACCGAAACATTCCGCTGGAACCACGCCGTCGGGTTCGTGTTTCTGGTACTGGCCGTCTATTTCATCTTCCGGAAATAA
- a CDS encoding carboxymuconolactone decarboxylase family protein: MTEEIKLDLLSDLQLADNYTTPSLNQLVEGGSRYLKDLRVNLKNVLVTDHLTEKEAALLAVSIAANAKNAVLQHFFTERARALDATEAELGEAVACASLLASNNVFYRFRHFIKKEKYQQLPGRIKMTIMMKPVLGKEFFELISLAVSAANGCEMCVNAHEASLLELGATEERIFDAIRLASVVTSLDKIIY, translated from the coding sequence ATGACTGAAGAAATTAAATTGGACCTGTTGTCGGATCTTCAACTGGCCGACAACTATACCACGCCTTCGCTGAACCAGCTGGTCGAAGGCGGCTCGCGCTATCTGAAAGACCTGCGCGTCAACCTGAAGAACGTGCTGGTGACCGATCACCTGACCGAGAAAGAAGCCGCACTGCTGGCCGTGTCGATTGCGGCCAACGCGAAAAACGCCGTGTTGCAACATTTCTTCACCGAGCGTGCGCGCGCGCTGGACGCTACCGAAGCCGAACTGGGCGAAGCAGTGGCGTGCGCTTCGCTGCTGGCGAGCAACAACGTGTTTTACCGTTTCCGCCATTTCATTAAAAAAGAAAAGTACCAGCAGCTGCCGGGTCGCATCAAAATGACGATCATGATGAAGCCCGTGCTGGGCAAAGAGTTTTTCGAGCTGATCAGCCTAGCCGTATCGGCGGCCAACGGATGCGAAATGTGCGTCAACGCGCACGAAGCCTCGTTGCTAGAACTGGGCGCCACCGAAGAGCGCATCTTCGATGCCATTCGCCTGGCTTCGGTCGTCACCAGCCTGGATAAAATCATTTACTAG
- a CDS encoding peroxiredoxin has translation MLTVGTPVPAFRKTAVVSLEKGKEFAEISSESFKNDENQWTVLFWWPKDFTFVCPTEIAEFNKAYADFRDRDTQLIGASTDSEYVHLAWRKDHDDLRDLRFPMLADTSKSLAEDMGILEPNEKVAYRATFIIDPDGIIRWVSVNDLNVGRNVKEVIRVLDALQTDELCPCNWEKGQETLVA, from the coding sequence ATGCTTACTGTAGGAACCCCCGTTCCCGCTTTCCGTAAAACGGCTGTTGTTTCCCTCGAAAAGGGAAAAGAATTCGCAGAGATCTCTTCCGAGAGCTTTAAAAATGACGAGAACCAATGGACGGTTCTGTTCTGGTGGCCCAAAGACTTCACGTTTGTGTGCCCTACCGAAATCGCTGAGTTTAACAAGGCGTACGCTGACTTCCGCGACCGTGACACCCAACTGATCGGCGCATCGACCGATTCAGAATATGTGCACCTGGCGTGGCGGAAAGATCACGACGACCTGCGTGATCTGAGATTCCCGATGCTGGCCGACACGTCGAAGTCGCTGGCCGAAGACATGGGCATTCTGGAACCCAACGAAAAAGTGGCGTATCGTGCTACGTTCATCATCGACCCGGACGGCATCATCCGTTGGGTATCGGTCAACGACCTGAACGTAGGCCGTAACGTGAAAGAGGTGATCCGCGTGCTGGACGCCCTGCAAACCGACGAACTGTGCCCTTGTAACTGGGAAAAAGGACAAGAGACCCTGGTCGCTTAA
- a CDS encoding hydrogen peroxide-inducible genes activator has product MHFTFTQLEYIVAVDTHRHFVTAAERCHVTQPTLSMQIKKLEEQLGVVLFDRTRQPVVPTDAGRAIIAQARNILREVEKIEEIIQEVKSVLSGELRLGIIPTLAPYLLPRFVGTFTRAYPQVHLQVRELLTEDIVAQLRTDQLDAGLAVTPLQEPSILERPLFYEDLLLYVHPDHPLAQQPGIEAHEVPQEDLWLLAEGHCFRNQTLNLCGHTGAGAEMFSYESGSLETLRKMVDTEGGSTLLPELAALEVPERQRYRLKEITPRPVREVSLIYSRNFAKERLLTRLTEIIRQAVPADLLDEARGTVVRVR; this is encoded by the coding sequence ATGCATTTTACCTTCACTCAGCTGGAGTACATTGTGGCTGTAGACACACACCGACACTTTGTGACGGCGGCGGAACGGTGCCACGTCACCCAGCCGACGCTGAGCATGCAGATCAAAAAGCTGGAAGAACAGCTGGGCGTAGTACTGTTTGACCGGACGCGCCAGCCGGTGGTGCCGACCGACGCCGGACGCGCCATCATCGCCCAGGCCCGCAACATTTTGCGCGAGGTCGAGAAGATCGAGGAGATCATTCAGGAGGTAAAAAGCGTGTTGTCCGGCGAATTGCGCCTGGGCATCATCCCCACCCTGGCCCCCTACCTGCTGCCGCGCTTCGTCGGCACCTTTACCCGTGCATATCCGCAGGTCCACCTTCAGGTACGCGAACTGCTGACGGAAGACATCGTCGCGCAGCTCCGCACCGATCAATTAGACGCCGGACTGGCCGTAACGCCCCTGCAGGAGCCGAGCATTCTGGAACGGCCGCTGTTTTATGAGGACCTGCTGCTGTACGTACACCCTGACCACCCGCTGGCGCAACAGCCGGGCATCGAAGCCCACGAAGTGCCGCAGGAAGACCTCTGGCTGCTGGCCGAAGGCCACTGCTTCCGTAACCAGACCCTCAACCTATGCGGCCACACGGGCGCCGGGGCCGAAATGTTCAGCTACGAAAGCGGATCGCTGGAAACGCTGCGCAAGATGGTCGACACCGAGGGGGGCAGCACCCTGTTGCCCGAACTCGCCGCCCTGGAAGTCCCGGAACGCCAGCGCTACCGCCTAAAGGAAATCACGCCCCGCCCCGTACGCGAAGTCAGCCTGATCTACAGCCGGAATTTTGCCAAAGAGCGGCTGCTCACCCGCCTGACCGAGATCATCCGCCAGGCCGTGCCGGCCGACCTACTGGACGAAGCGCGGGGCACGGTGGTACGGGTACGCTGA
- a CDS encoding glycosyltransferase family 2 protein, translating into MEPRVSPFYPVAEPEAEPLLSLVVTLYNEEENIRPLLERIHASLEGYTYEVILVDDGSTDDTVAAVKRHADERVRLLIFNRNYGQTTAMAAGIDEATGRYVVTLDGDLQNDPADIPAMLEKLEAGSWDVVAGRRANRQDKTFSRKIPSRIANFIIRRMTGVHINDYGCSLKIFKRDIAQGMGLYGELHRFIPVLAALQGARITQMDVHHHPRLHGKSKYGIGRTGRVISDMLLMAFFQKYLQRPMHLFGPVGLGAIAIGLLINFYLLIVKLLGNDIWGRPLLLLGVMLFLGGIQILTIGIVAELIMRTYFESQHKKTYRIREVFRGQRGQTP; encoded by the coding sequence ATGGAGCCGCGCGTTAGTCCCTTCTATCCCGTCGCCGAGCCGGAGGCTGAACCCCTGCTTTCGCTCGTCGTGACCTTGTACAACGAAGAAGAAAACATTCGTCCGCTGCTGGAGCGCATCCACGCCAGCCTGGAAGGCTACACGTACGAGGTAATTCTGGTGGACGACGGCTCGACCGATGACACGGTGGCCGCCGTGAAACGCCACGCCGACGAACGGGTGCGGCTGCTGATTTTCAACCGGAACTACGGGCAGACAACGGCCATGGCTGCCGGCATTGACGAAGCCACGGGCCGCTACGTGGTGACCCTGGACGGCGACCTGCAGAACGATCCCGCCGACATTCCGGCCATGCTGGAGAAACTGGAGGCCGGGAGTTGGGACGTGGTGGCCGGGCGGCGCGCCAACCGGCAGGACAAAACGTTCAGCCGGAAAATTCCCAGCCGCATCGCCAACTTCATCATCCGTCGCATGACGGGCGTTCACATCAACGACTACGGCTGTTCGCTGAAGATTTTCAAACGCGACATCGCCCAGGGCATGGGGCTCTACGGCGAACTCCACCGCTTCATTCCGGTGCTGGCCGCGCTGCAAGGCGCTCGCATCACACAGATGGACGTCCACCATCACCCGCGCCTGCACGGCAAATCCAAATACGGCATCGGCCGCACGGGCCGGGTCATCAGTGACATGCTGCTGATGGCCTTCTTTCAAAAATACCTGCAACGGCCCATGCACCTGTTTGGGCCGGTAGGGTTGGGCGCCATCGCCATCGGGCTGCTGATCAACTTTTATCTGCTGATCGTCAAGCTGCTCGGTAACGACATCTGGGGGCGACCACTCCTGCTGTTGGGCGTCATGCTTTTTCTGGGGGGCATTCAGATCCTGACCATCGGGATTGTGGCAGAACTCATCATGCGTACCTATTTTGAATCACAACACAAAAAAACCTACCGCATCCGGGAGGTTTTCCGGGGGCAACGTGGGCAAACGCCTTAA
- a CDS encoding lysylphosphatidylglycerol synthase transmembrane domain-containing protein, translating to MGKRLKGLFKVALSLGLLVVVFRKIDARTAWQLVQDAHPLWLLVALVLFNGSKLVAAFRLRRLFAAVGLPLSAGYNLRLYYVGLFYNLLLPGGIGGDGYKIFVLRRKFQFRTKPLVAASFVDRLSGLVALVVLALLFLTLLHDHAALAAWRWLFVAGLVLAYPAYYLGLRWLFPATLPAFHRTNLDSLGVQGLQVLCALALLMALHVPHQFLEYTVLFLLSSVVAVLPFTIGGVGARELVFIAGNHYLGIEQDRAVVFSLLFFLITALSSLVGIFVALPDAPTLQEAEAAPDEEEPTEVDANFQSNL from the coding sequence GTGGGCAAACGCCTTAAAGGACTTTTCAAAGTCGCGCTTTCGCTGGGATTGCTGGTGGTCGTCTTCCGGAAGATCGACGCCCGCACGGCCTGGCAGTTGGTGCAGGACGCCCACCCGCTCTGGCTGCTGGTGGCGCTGGTGCTGTTCAACGGCTCCAAGTTGGTCGCGGCGTTTCGGTTACGTCGGTTGTTTGCCGCCGTCGGGCTGCCGCTGTCAGCGGGATACAACCTGCGTCTCTACTACGTCGGCCTGTTTTACAACTTGCTGCTGCCGGGCGGCATCGGGGGCGACGGCTACAAAATTTTTGTACTGCGTCGCAAATTTCAGTTTCGCACCAAGCCGCTGGTCGCCGCTTCGTTTGTAGACCGCCTGAGTGGGCTGGTGGCACTGGTGGTGCTGGCGCTGCTTTTTCTGACGTTGTTGCACGATCACGCGGCGCTGGCCGCGTGGCGTTGGCTGTTTGTCGCGGGACTGGTGCTGGCCTATCCGGCCTATTACCTGGGCTTGCGATGGCTGTTTCCGGCGACGCTCCCGGCGTTTCACCGCACCAACCTCGATTCGCTGGGCGTGCAGGGGTTGCAGGTGCTGTGTGCACTGGCGTTGCTGATGGCGCTGCACGTGCCACATCAGTTCCTGGAATACACAGTCTTGTTCCTGCTTTCGTCGGTCGTGGCGGTGCTGCCGTTCACCATCGGTGGCGTAGGGGCGCGCGAGCTGGTGTTTATTGCGGGCAACCACTACCTGGGCATTGAACAAGACCGTGCGGTGGTGTTCAGCCTGCTGTTTTTTCTGATTACGGCGTTGAGTTCGCTGGTGGGCATTTTCGTTGCCCTGCCCGATGCCCCGACGTTGCAGGAGGCCGAAGCGGCGCCCGACGAAGAGGAACCAACCGAAGTTGACGCAAATTTTCAATCGAATTTATGA
- a CDS encoding ArnT family glycosyltransferase, with amino-acid sequence MMGFRDTEERNIVLLSVVLLFPALLIHLGYLPLNFPTDEPRRALVALEMILSGDYLTPTLNGELYFNKPPLYNWIIAASFLLHGDFSMWALRLPVVISLILFGFTTFWFVRRYINATVAFLSAAATVTCARFLFYDSFLGLIDTTFAWLVYVNFMLVYHFRQKNQWYALFVVTYLITAVTYLMKGLPSLVFQGTTLLAYLSYRREFKRLFSLPHIVGGLLFLAIVGTYYVAYFTRNAIPLEEVFSTIWTESSKRTGLKFGVWPVILHLFTFPFEVFYHFAPWLLLLLPLFRRDFWRQLKAHPFVFYNALVFAANIIVYWTSPQVYMRYLFMFMPPLFTVTAYFYYEHTPLTNWRRKTVEWVLLAAGVLLCLGCAALPFLEVTRHVPYPFLKAGACFVAMCVLMYLYYTRTTHRLAWFVPFLLVVRIAFNWFVLPPRQYGVQEYVRHDLALAEMTQGRRVWLYGVPDMSDPDSFYMASRRGEVLSYAQEVKPGELYLVPRTRLDEHPYRELYRMPIYSRDTLVLVTLDPPLYEDSASAR; translated from the coding sequence ATGATGGGATTCCGCGATACCGAAGAACGAAACATCGTACTGCTCAGCGTGGTGCTGCTTTTCCCGGCATTGCTGATTCACCTGGGGTACCTGCCCCTGAACTTTCCGACCGACGAGCCTCGCCGTGCGTTGGTGGCCCTGGAAATGATCCTGTCGGGCGACTACCTCACGCCCACGCTGAATGGTGAGCTTTACTTCAACAAGCCGCCGCTCTACAACTGGATCATCGCGGCGTCGTTTCTCCTGCACGGCGATTTTTCGATGTGGGCGTTGCGTCTGCCGGTGGTTATCTCCCTGATCCTGTTCGGGTTCACGACCTTTTGGTTCGTGCGGCGCTACATCAACGCCACGGTGGCGTTTCTCAGCGCCGCCGCCACGGTCACCTGTGCCCGCTTTCTGTTCTACGACTCTTTTCTCGGCCTCATCGACACCACCTTTGCGTGGCTGGTCTACGTCAACTTCATGCTGGTTTACCATTTCCGACAGAAAAACCAGTGGTATGCGCTCTTTGTCGTGACGTACCTCATCACAGCCGTGACGTACCTGATGAAAGGCCTGCCTTCGCTGGTGTTTCAGGGAACGACCCTGCTGGCGTACCTGAGCTACCGCCGCGAGTTCAAAAGGCTGTTTTCCCTGCCTCACATCGTGGGCGGACTCCTCTTTCTGGCGATTGTCGGGACGTATTACGTAGCCTACTTCACCCGCAACGCCATTCCGCTGGAAGAAGTCTTTTCGACGATCTGGACGGAGAGCTCCAAACGCACAGGACTGAAATTCGGGGTCTGGCCGGTGATTCTGCACCTTTTTACCTTCCCCTTCGAAGTATTTTACCACTTCGCACCCTGGCTGCTGCTGTTGCTGCCGTTGTTCCGCCGTGACTTCTGGAGGCAGCTGAAGGCCCATCCGTTCGTGTTTTACAACGCGCTGGTGTTTGCTGCCAACATCATCGTTTACTGGACGTCGCCGCAGGTCTACATGCGCTACCTGTTTATGTTCATGCCGCCGCTGTTCACCGTGACGGCCTACTTCTATTATGAGCACACGCCGCTGACGAACTGGCGACGCAAAACGGTCGAGTGGGTGCTACTGGCGGCGGGTGTTTTGCTCTGCCTGGGTTGCGCCGCGCTCCCCTTCCTGGAAGTGACGCGCCATGTGCCCTACCCGTTTCTGAAAGCCGGTGCCTGTTTCGTGGCGATGTGTGTGCTGATGTACCTGTATTACACACGCACGACTCATCGACTGGCGTGGTTCGTACCGTTTCTGCTCGTGGTGCGCATCGCGTTTAACTGGTTTGTGTTGCCGCCGCGTCAGTACGGCGTTCAAGAATACGTGCGTCACGACCTGGCCCTGGCCGAAATGACCCAAGGAAGGCGGGTGTGGCTCTATGGCGTCCCCGACATGTCGGACCCTGATTCGTTTTACATGGCTTCGCGCCGGGGCGAGGTGTTGTCGTATGCCCAAGAAGTAAAGCCCGGCGAATTATACCTGGTGCCCCGAACGCGCCTGGACGAACATCCGTACCGGGAATTGTATCGTATGCCGATCTACAGCCGCGATACCTTAGTACTGGTCACGCTCGATCCTCCGCTTTATGAAGATTCTGCTAGCGCCCGATAA
- a CDS encoding glycerate kinase, with protein MKILLAPDKFKGALSAQGVCDALTEGIRLAAPEAEVVALPLADGGEGTAALLTQHSQGTTETVTVHDPLFRPIAATYGLSGDGQTAYLEMAQASGWALLEAHERDCLHTTTLGTGELIRAALERGAKKIILGIGGSATNDLGIGMASALGYRFYDADMRDVKPIGANLAYIRRIDTRELIFDPNEISVQVACDVDNPLFGPQGAAYVYAPQKGASPEAVAQLDEGLRHLSVVLQQQLGTDVADLPGAGAAGGLGGGAVAFLGAQLVPGATLVMQQTHFLQHLAGVDLVITGEGKLDAQTAQGKVVSQVAAAARAQNIPVAAVCGTLEATPAALRQMGLTFASSVLTAPMTLEEALPRTRDDVMHWAFQLVNLFIAAN; from the coding sequence ATGAAGATTCTGCTAGCGCCCGATAAGTTCAAAGGAGCCCTTTCTGCCCAGGGCGTCTGCGATGCCCTGACGGAAGGCATTCGCCTGGCCGCTCCGGAGGCCGAGGTGGTGGCACTACCCCTCGCCGACGGCGGCGAAGGGACCGCGGCACTGCTGACCCAGCACAGCCAGGGCACAACCGAGACTGTCACGGTCCACGATCCGTTGTTTCGGCCGATTGCCGCGACCTACGGTCTTTCGGGCGACGGCCAGACGGCTTACCTCGAAATGGCGCAGGCGTCGGGATGGGCGCTGTTGGAGGCACACGAACGCGACTGCCTGCACACGACGACCCTGGGCACCGGCGAGCTGATCCGGGCCGCGCTGGAACGCGGCGCTAAAAAAATCATTCTGGGCATTGGGGGCAGCGCTACGAACGATCTGGGCATCGGCATGGCCTCGGCGTTGGGCTACCGGTTTTACGACGCCGACATGCGTGACGTCAAGCCGATCGGGGCCAACCTGGCGTACATCCGGCGCATCGACACTCGCGAGCTGATTTTCGATCCGAACGAGATTTCGGTTCAGGTTGCCTGCGACGTCGACAATCCGCTGTTCGGTCCTCAGGGCGCCGCTTACGTGTATGCGCCGCAAAAGGGCGCTTCTCCCGAAGCGGTTGCGCAATTGGACGAAGGCTTACGTCACCTGTCCGTCGTTCTTCAGCAACAACTGGGAACGGATGTGGCCGATCTTCCGGGGGCAGGTGCGGCCGGCGGGCTGGGCGGTGGTGCGGTGGCTTTTCTGGGGGCGCAACTCGTGCCGGGTGCCACCCTGGTCATGCAGCAAACCCACTTTCTGCAACACCTCGCGGGTGTGGATCTGGTCATCACGGGCGAAGGCAAACTCGACGCCCAAACGGCTCAGGGCAAAGTGGTGAGTCAGGTGGCGGCCGCGGCACGGGCGCAGAACATTCCGGTGGCGGCGGTCTGCGGTACGCTCGAGGCGACGCCCGCCGCACTGCGGCAGATGGGCCTCACGTTCGCCAGTTCGGTCCTCACCGCCCCTATGACGTTGGAAGAGGCACTCCCCCGCACGCGCGACGACGTGATGCACTGGGCATTTCAGCTGGTAAATTTGTTTATTGCGGCCAACTAA
- a CDS encoding phytanoyl-CoA dioxygenase family protein: MKEAQAAYRKYGLKKSVYTPVSHQEIKKQAISEEAPWLDQPNATERLLSQAYFQQLPAAWQDAVRQWPERGYLILKGLFSAEEVETINREIDRLVHEQKAEWRYVNKIMFAVRQSKAVRDIVHKPELEALLGFLLGKPVKLFQSINFLKGSQQSAHSDSIHMTTYPLGYMIAAWIALEDIDPGSGPLFYYPGSHRLPYVLNEDFDHGGNYFLIGEQAYARYEAAIKSVLEKQNLPQETFLAQKGDVLLWHANLLHGGSPVLDPQRTRKSMVLHYFAEGVICYHEITQRPALQE; encoded by the coding sequence TTGAAAGAAGCGCAGGCCGCTTACCGGAAGTACGGACTCAAGAAGTCGGTCTACACGCCGGTATCGCATCAGGAGATCAAGAAACAGGCGATTTCTGAGGAGGCGCCCTGGCTCGACCAGCCCAACGCGACGGAGCGACTGTTATCCCAAGCGTATTTCCAGCAATTGCCTGCCGCCTGGCAGGACGCCGTGCGCCAGTGGCCCGAGCGGGGTTACCTGATTCTGAAGGGTCTCTTTTCGGCAGAGGAGGTGGAAACCATCAACCGCGAGATCGACCGGCTGGTCCACGAACAGAAAGCTGAATGGCGGTACGTGAACAAGATCATGTTTGCCGTGCGGCAGTCGAAGGCCGTGCGGGACATCGTCCACAAACCCGAACTGGAAGCACTGCTCGGTTTTCTGCTGGGCAAGCCGGTCAAGCTGTTCCAGAGCATCAATTTCTTGAAGGGGAGCCAGCAGTCGGCGCACTCGGATTCCATTCACATGACTACCTATCCGCTGGGCTATATGATTGCGGCCTGGATTGCCCTGGAAGACATCGATCCCGGCAGTGGCCCGCTGTTTTACTACCCGGGCAGTCACCGCCTGCCCTACGTGCTCAACGAGGATTTCGACCACGGCGGCAACTATTTTCTGATTGGAGAGCAGGCGTACGCACGCTACGAAGCGGCCATCAAGTCGGTGCTGGAAAAGCAGAATTTACCTCAGGAAACGTTCCTGGCTCAAAAAGGTGATGTATTGCTGTGGCACGCCAACCTGTTGCACGGCGGCAGTCCGGTCCTCGATCCGCAGCGTACCCGCAAAAGTATGGTGCTGCACTACTTCGCCGAGGGCGTCATTTGTTACCACGAAATTACGCAACGCCCCGCCTTACAGGAATAG